Part of the Aquicella lusitana genome is shown below.
TGTTTAGTTTGTTGGTCGCAAACTATTTTAACTGGTGGGGTCTTTCTTAATACAGCATAGCAACTCGCGCAGACACATTACTGTCCGGTAAATTTCCGCTCTTGCCGTCGTCATGCGACTTGTTCGCGGAATCCATCAAACATTTAATGAGTTTCTTTATGAACCCGCTTCTCGGCGTTGATCCAGCTGACAAGCAGCGGGGTTTTGAATGCCTGTTCCGTCTTTTCTTCTTCTCTCTAATCAAAATAATTTATTTATTTTTTAAGACTTTTTTGGTTATATAGCAGGGTATTTTTTGTGGATTAATTCATAAAAATAATTATAATCATATAGTTACAGAAAACAAAACCTGTGGAAAACTCAAGGTGAACGTGGAAGGTAGTGGGGATAAAAATGACGGAACGCAAAGGATGAAAATTATTCGTATCTTATACACAGTCTGTTAAGAGGAAATAAGATGTATTTATCCACATTAGCTGAATGGCTGGATTGGATCGCTTCCATTCATGTCGCTGAAATCGAATTGGGTTTGGATCGGGTCAGGGTTGTGGCTGCACAGCTGGGGCTATTATCGCCTTCCTGCGCGGTGATCATTGTAGGAGGGACCAATGGCAAGGGGTCTACAGTCGCGGGCCTGGAATCCATTTACAGGGCGGCCGGCTTTAGGGTGGGTACTTTCACTTCTCCTATTTTGTTTAAACACAATGAGCAGGTGCGTATTGATGGCAGGGAAGCGACTGATGAAGCCTTTTGCAACGCTTTTCAACAAATTGAATCTGCGCGCGGCAACGTATCCCTTACACCGTTTGAGTTTCAAACTCTGGCCGCCTTACTGATCTTTAGCCAGCATTCCCTGGATGTCATGATACTGGAGGTAGGTTTAGGAGGACGTCTTGATGCGGTCAATATTCTCGATGCTGATGTTGCTATCATTACCAGTATTGATATTGATCATGTTGAATGGTTGGGATCGACACGGGATGAAATAGCGTATGAAAAAGCCGGAATTTTCCGTCATGGCAAACCGGCTGTTTGTGGTGATGCTGATCCACCCGCCTCACTTATCAAACAAGCTGCATTAAAAGATGTGCCACTTTATTGCCAGCATAAAGATTTTGATTATCGTGAAAGCGAGCGGCATTGGTCATGGAAATCCTTTATAAGTACTTATGATGCGCTGTCCTACAATGCGCTCGCAACGCAAAATATGTCCACTGTGCTAATGGCAATGAGTTTGCTTCAAGAACGATTGCCGGTTGCACGCGAAGCAATCGACAAGGGTTTGACAGAAGTAAAATTGCCAGGCCGCATTCAGATTATTCCGGGGCCTGTTACACATATTTATGATGTTTCTCACAATCCGGCAGCAGTCACTCATCTTGCCAAACAACTTGCAACCATGCCTTGTGATGGAAAGACACACGCAGTATTTTCCATGCTGGCTGATAAAGATATCACAACAAGTATTCGAGCCATTCAAGACAGCATTCATACATGGTATATCGCACCCTTGTTAGTAAAACGGGCAGCGACCGCTTCTGTTCTAACCCGGGCTTTTGAAGCAGCAGGTGAAGGTGATATCCCTCTTTTTGCCACAATAAGCGAGGCTTATGAAGCTGCCTTGCGTCAAGCAGTAGCGGGAGACAGAATCATTGTTTTTGGTTCTTTCCATACAGTTGCTGAAATATTCAAGAAGCAAAGAACGGCCTTTTTTACAACGCAGCCTGGACCCTGAAGCCGCGCGCACACATTTCCACATTATGCACGCGCAGATAATCCACGGGCTGTTTGGCGAGGTACAGTGCGATAGAGAGTGTTTCAATATCCCGCTCGGCAAACGTATGCGGCGTAAATAAAGAAAGAAAAGATTTACGTGAATGGCCGATCAATACACGCGTGCCTAATTGCTTGAACACATCAGTGTGCCGGATCAGTTGCAGGGAGTGTTCGGCTACTTTACCAAAACCAATGCCTGGATCAAAAATAATGCGCTCGCGGGAAATGCCCGCTTTTTCAAGCACATCAATTTGTTTTGCTCCCCATTCATAGACAAGACGCACCGGATCCTGATGACGCGGAAGAACGTGCTGGCGACTTGCTGGAATGCTCATGTGGTGCATGACTACACAATCGGCTTTAGATGTGCAAACAAGCTCACGCATTGCCTCATCCTCTAGTCCTGTTACGTCATTGATCCAGTCCACACCCTGCTTCAATGCCTTGGCTGCCACTTCACTATGACGTGTATCAATACTGATTTTGGGCAGTATCATAAATTTATCTTTAGCAGCTTGAATTGCGGCCAGCACTGGTTCAAGCCGTTGCCATTCTATGTCCGCAGTGAGCGGTTTTGCACTTGGCGCGGTGGACTCTGCGCCAATATCTATAATTTCGGCACCAGAATAGACCAGATATAATGCTTGCTGTAATGCTTTTTCAGCTTCCAGAAATGCGCCGCCATCAGAAAAAGAATCCGGCGTAACGTTGACCACGCCCATCAATTGTGGCGTATCAATGCGCTGATAAATCTGTCGTGCGCGAAGCGGTGCGTTGCCAGTGAAGCGTGATCCCCATTGCTCGCCTATTTCTGCGGCGGTTTTATCGTGATAAGGACCGTTGAGTGGAAACCGCCAGTCGGGTGCAACATCGGCCAGCGGCCATAAAGCAAAAGGCCGCTCCTGAAGACTTTCATGCGGGACCGTTAGTCTTTCACTTTTTATGATGTCGCTATTCCACGCAAGAATATCAACATCTAAAATGCGCGGTCCCCAATGACGTACTTCCGGTTTTCGGCCAATAGACCATTCAATTTTTTTCAGCTGATCGAGCAGATCAAGCGGCTCAAGCGTGGTGTGACAGCGCAGTGCTAGATTAAGATGCGGCATGTCCCATTCTGGCGGCGCATTTTCTGGAAGTAGCGCGTCAGAAAGATAAACAGGCGAGACTTGTTCAACGATCATGCCCGGAATTTGTCTAATCGCAATGAGTGCCTTTCTCAGGTTTGCCATGCGATCGCCCACGTTGGAACCGAGTCCTAGAATAACCATCTTTATTAATCGTCCGAATAGCTGAATTGAATGCCGCCAGTTAAACCCTGAATCTCAGGGTGTTTGGTAACGCGTACAGTAAGATGTGATTTTACCGGCAAATGGGATCTGATGAGCTGATAAATTTCATGCGTTAAATGTTCGATCAGATGAAACTTGCGAGTCTGAAGGTATTCACGTAATGCGTTAATCAATGCGGAATAGCACAAAGTATCATCGAGATGATCAGTGGTACACGCTTTGGGCGGCGCTGGAAAGAAAATATCTGCATCGAGCAGTACCGTCTGTTCATGCTGGCGCTCAATATCCGGCCAGCCCAGGTGAACGCGTAATTCAAGCTGGCGTATCTGTAAGGACGTAATAGCTGTTTTAGTCATGTCGTGTCACACAATGCTGTCAATTTTTTTCAGGATATCGGGGGTCAATTTATTTTTCACAGCGGGCGCATCCAGATTTTCTATTAATTGTTCAATATGAGTTGCGCCAGTAATCACTGAACTGACATTGGGGTTTTTTAAACACCAGGCGATAGCGAGCTGCGCAAGCGTGCATTCCAGATCCTGTGCGATAGTTTCAAGCTGCTTGGTTTTTTCGATCAGTTGCATGAAATTATCCGGTACTAGCCAGGTTTCTCTGGCAAGTCGGCTCTGGCTCGGAATGCCCTGATTATATTTGCCAGAAAGAACGCCGGAAGCAAGCGGACTCCATGTGGTCGTTCCCATGCCATATTTTTCGAAAAGCGGTAGATAATCTTTTTCAAGATGATCACGGAAATAGAGATTATATTTAGGCTGCTCCATGGAGGGCTTGATGCAATTCAATGCTTCGGCGGTTTTATACGCCGCTTCAATTTGTGTTTCACTCCATTCCGATGTGCCCCAATAAAAGACCAAGCCTTCACGAACCAGATAATCCATGGCAAGCACGGTTTCATCAATGGGCGTATTAGGGTCGGGACGATGGCAGAATAATAAATCAACATAATTAAGCTGTAGGCGTTTTAAAGAATTTTTGGTGCCTTCAATAAGATGTTTGCGGGAAAGGCCCGTATCATTGGGTCCGTTTCCACCCCAAAAGATTTTAGTTGAAATGACCAGATCTTCGCGCCGGAATTCCTTAATCGCTTTTCCCATCAGGATTTCAGCTTCGCCGTGCGCGTAACTTTCTGCGTTATCAAAGAAATTGACGCCGCGGTCAAATGCCGTATGCATCAATGTTTTAATTTCGCTCAATCCAATCTGTTTCCCGAAAGTAATCCAGGAGCCAAATGAAATTTCGCTTAAGCGGATGCCTGCCCTGCCGAGCTTGTTATATTGCATAACGTAAAATCCCTATTTTTTCTTGTGGAAAATATTCCTGATAATCTACTACTAGATCGTGCCTGGGACAATGACACTCTCCCAAATCCCTTGCTCCAATCAGTACAAATATGGTACTGTATCGCCCAATTAACACTATAACTAAAGTCAGATATTCCCATGCTTCGT
Proteins encoded:
- the folP gene encoding dihydropteroate synthase translates to MVILGLGSNVGDRMANLRKALIAIRQIPGMIVEQVSPVYLSDALLPENAPPEWDMPHLNLALRCHTTLEPLDLLDQLKKIEWSIGRKPEVRHWGPRILDVDILAWNSDIIKSERLTVPHESLQERPFALWPLADVAPDWRFPLNGPYHDKTAAEIGEQWGSRFTGNAPLRARQIYQRIDTPQLMGVVNVTPDSFSDGGAFLEAEKALQQALYLVYSGAEIIDIGAESTAPSAKPLTADIEWQRLEPVLAAIQAAKDKFMILPKISIDTRHSEVAAKALKQGVDWINDVTGLEDEAMRELVCTSKADCVVMHHMSIPASRQHVLPRHQDPVRLVYEWGAKQIDVLEKAGISRERIIFDPGIGFGKVAEHSLQLIRHTDVFKQLGTRVLIGHSRKSFLSLFTPHTFAERDIETLSIALYLAKQPVDYLRVHNVEMCARGFRVQAAL
- a CDS encoding potassium channel beta subunit family protein, with the translated sequence MQYNKLGRAGIRLSEISFGSWITFGKQIGLSEIKTLMHTAFDRGVNFFDNAESYAHGEAEILMGKAIKEFRREDLVISTKIFWGGNGPNDTGLSRKHLIEGTKNSLKRLQLNYVDLLFCHRPDPNTPIDETVLAMDYLVREGLVFYWGTSEWSETQIEAAYKTAEALNCIKPSMEQPKYNLYFRDHLEKDYLPLFEKYGMGTTTWSPLASGVLSGKYNQGIPSQSRLARETWLVPDNFMQLIEKTKQLETIAQDLECTLAQLAIAWCLKNPNVSSVITGATHIEQLIENLDAPAVKNKLTPDILKKIDSIV
- the folC gene encoding bifunctional tetrahydrofolate synthase/dihydrofolate synthase, giving the protein MYLSTLAEWLDWIASIHVAEIELGLDRVRVVAAQLGLLSPSCAVIIVGGTNGKGSTVAGLESIYRAAGFRVGTFTSPILFKHNEQVRIDGREATDEAFCNAFQQIESARGNVSLTPFEFQTLAALLIFSQHSLDVMILEVGLGGRLDAVNILDADVAIITSIDIDHVEWLGSTRDEIAYEKAGIFRHGKPAVCGDADPPASLIKQAALKDVPLYCQHKDFDYRESERHWSWKSFISTYDALSYNALATQNMSTVLMAMSLLQERLPVAREAIDKGLTEVKLPGRIQIIPGPVTHIYDVSHNPAAVTHLAKQLATMPCDGKTHAVFSMLADKDITTSIRAIQDSIHTWYIAPLLVKRAATASVLTRAFEAAGEGDIPLFATISEAYEAALRQAVAGDRIIVFGSFHTVAEIFKKQRTAFFTTQPGP
- a CDS encoding dihydroneopterin aldolase, which translates into the protein MTKTAITSLQIRQLELRVHLGWPDIERQHEQTVLLDADIFFPAPPKACTTDHLDDTLCYSALINALREYLQTRKFHLIEHLTHEIYQLIRSHLPVKSHLTVRVTKHPEIQGLTGGIQFSYSDD